Proteins from a single region of Crassaminicella profunda:
- a CDS encoding DUF4870 domain-containing protein: MLTTEQKLLCSVAHLGWLVGLPIIAPLIIMLLASNGFVKNQAQEALAFQIGMAILGAIFGVLSILLIGLPFLMIIWFAGLILPVLATIRVCKDMDYSYPITGSFIRKNI; encoded by the coding sequence ATGCTTACGACAGAGCAAAAATTATTGTGTAGTGTAGCTCATTTAGGTTGGTTGGTAGGACTTCCTATTATTGCTCCATTGATTATTATGTTACTTGCTAGTAATGGATTTGTTAAAAATCAAGCACAAGAAGCATTGGCATTTCAAATAGGAATGGCTATTTTAGGTGCTATTTTTGGTGTTTTAAGTATTCTATTAATCGGGCTACCATTTTTAATGATTATTTGGTTTGCAGGGCTAATTCTTCCAGTACTTGCAACCATACGAGTATGTAAAGATATGGATTATTCTTATCCTATTACAGGAAGCTTTATTAGAAAAAATATTTAA
- a CDS encoding FprA family A-type flavoprotein, translating into MQPFEIKNNIYWTGVLDPDLEVFDIIMKTPYGSTYNSYFINDHKKVLIDTVKANFKDEFLDKLKNLIDINRIDYVIINHTEPDHAGSLKYLLEINPNIEVFCTKAASIFLKEQVNQDFKIHVISDGEILDIGSRQLKFITAPFLHWSDTMFVYSENDKTLFSCDCYGAHYSKLEPKSVNNEEYIDACKHYYNAIMKPFAQHYLKAHEKIKNMNIEIILPSHGPILSENPGKNIELYLKWSNEEFSKRNQKQVALLYLSAYKNTELMAEKIKEGLESSDAKVIFVDAQNEDLSFLHEVINTSKGIILGSPTINKTMVKPIWDLLSIIDPMANTGKIAGVFGSYGWSGEGIKMANTLLKQMGFKMILDPLEKKFTPSEETFKQCMAFGKKFAENI; encoded by the coding sequence ATGCAACCATTTGAAATTAAAAACAATATCTACTGGACAGGTGTTTTAGATCCAGACTTAGAAGTTTTCGATATCATTATGAAAACCCCTTATGGTTCTACTTATAATTCCTATTTTATTAATGACCATAAAAAAGTTTTAATCGATACAGTAAAAGCAAATTTCAAAGATGAATTTTTAGATAAACTAAAGAATTTAATAGATATCAATCGCATTGACTATGTAATTATTAACCATACAGAACCAGACCATGCTGGAAGCTTGAAATATCTATTAGAAATAAATCCAAATATAGAGGTTTTTTGTACAAAAGCTGCAAGCATCTTTTTGAAAGAACAAGTCAATCAAGATTTTAAAATCCATGTTATTTCTGATGGAGAAATATTAGATATTGGAAGCCGTCAGCTCAAATTTATCACAGCCCCTTTCCTCCATTGGTCTGATACCATGTTTGTTTATAGTGAAAATGATAAAACTTTATTCAGCTGTGATTGTTATGGGGCTCATTACTCAAAACTAGAACCCAAATCAGTAAATAATGAAGAATATATAGACGCATGTAAACATTATTATAATGCTATCATGAAGCCTTTTGCACAGCATTATTTAAAAGCCCATGAAAAAATTAAAAATATGAATATTGAAATAATCCTCCCCTCTCATGGGCCAATACTTTCAGAAAATCCAGGGAAGAATATTGAGCTTTATCTAAAATGGTCCAACGAAGAATTCTCAAAACGCAATCAAAAACAAGTAGCTCTTCTTTATTTATCTGCTTATAAAAATACAGAATTAATGGCAGAAAAAATAAAGGAAGGCTTAGAATCTTCTGATGCAAAAGTCATATTTGTAGATGCGCAAAACGAGGATCTTTCTTTTCTTCATGAGGTTATTAATACCTCAAAAGGAATTATTTTAGGTTCCCCAACTATCAATAAAACCATGGTAAAACCCATATGGGATCTTTTATCCATCATAGATCCTATGGCAAATACAGGTAAAATCGCAGGAGTTTTTGGTTCATATGGTTGGAGTGGAGAAGGAATCAAAATGGCTAACACCTTATTAAAACAAATGGGTTTTAAAATGATTTTAGACCCTTTAGAAAAAAAATTTACGCCTTCTGAAGAAACCTTCAAACAATGTATGGCTTTCGGTAAAAAATTCGCAGAAAATATTTAA
- a CDS encoding HAD family hydrolase: MLKIHIPGRNLIEVENIVFDYNGTLAVDGNMSRDTKDMLEKINKFLNVYIATADTYGTVKESCKDIDVVIKTFPHENAGACKKEIVEKLDREKTICVGNGYNDILMSQECIISIGVIGPEGVSGKLLLVCDIVVNHIKDVFDMLLKPDRIKATLRN, encoded by the coding sequence ATGTTGAAAATTCATATTCCTGGAAGGAATCTTATAGAAGTTGAAAATATTGTATTTGATTACAATGGAACCCTTGCTGTAGACGGTAATATGTCAAGGGATACAAAAGATATGTTAGAGAAAATCAATAAATTTTTAAATGTATACATTGCAACAGCAGATACCTATGGAACGGTAAAGGAATCATGTAAGGATATAGATGTTGTTATAAAAACCTTTCCCCATGAAAATGCAGGAGCATGTAAAAAGGAGATCGTAGAAAAATTAGATAGAGAAAAAACTATTTGTGTAGGGAATGGATACAATGATATACTAATGTCTCAAGAATGTATTATTTCTATTGGCGTAATTGGACCTGAAGGGGTTAGTGGAAAATTGTTATTAGTATGTGATATTGTAGTGAATCATATAAAAGATGTATTTGACATGCTTTTAAAGCCAGATAGAATAAAAGCAACTTTGAGAAATTAA
- a CDS encoding CvfB family protein translates to MINIGKFQELKIMNIETIGAYLDGGTDNRSDNILLPKRQVPEDAKEGDLLEVFIYRDSEDRLIATRKKPLAEVGQLAYLKVVQTTKIGAFLDWGLEKDLFLPFSEQKYKVQEGKKYLVFVYVDKSGRLSATTDVEKHLKTDGVYNKGDRVKGIVYLIKRDMGAFVAVEGQYIGLIPENAYFQELRNGDEIDARITEVREDGKLNLSTRKIAYKQMNVDSEIILEEMNKREGFLPLNDKSSPEQIKYHLKMSKSAFKRAVGRLLKEKKIEQTEDGLKLK, encoded by the coding sequence ATGATAAATATCGGTAAATTTCAAGAACTGAAAATTATGAACATAGAAACCATAGGAGCTTACTTAGATGGAGGCACAGATAATAGAAGTGATAATATTCTTCTTCCAAAGAGACAGGTGCCAGAAGATGCAAAGGAAGGGGATCTTTTAGAAGTATTTATTTATAGAGATTCTGAGGATCGTTTGATTGCAACGAGAAAGAAACCACTAGCTGAGGTAGGACAATTGGCTTATCTAAAAGTTGTTCAAACTACAAAAATAGGAGCATTTTTGGATTGGGGATTAGAAAAGGATTTATTTTTACCTTTTAGCGAGCAAAAATATAAGGTACAAGAAGGTAAAAAGTATTTGGTTTTTGTTTATGTAGATAAAAGTGGAAGACTTAGTGCTACTACAGATGTTGAAAAACACTTAAAAACCGATGGTGTTTATAATAAAGGGGATCGGGTAAAAGGAATTGTCTATTTGATTAAAAGGGACATGGGTGCTTTTGTAGCAGTAGAGGGTCAATACATAGGATTAATACCTGAAAATGCATATTTTCAAGAGTTAAGAAATGGCGATGAAATAGATGCAAGGATTACTGAAGTTAGAGAAGATGGAAAACTTAATTTATCTACAAGAAAGATTGCATACAAGCAGATGAATGTAGATTCAGAAATAATTTTAGAAGAAATGAACAAAAGAGAAGGATTTCTTCCATTGAATGATAAAAGTAGTCCAGAACAAATAAAATATCATTTAAAAATGAGTAAGTCTGCTTTTAAGAGAGCAGTAGGAAGATTATTAAAGGAAAAAAAGATTGAACAAACGGAGGATGGATTAAAGTTAAAATAG
- a CDS encoding aldehyde dehydrogenase family protein, with product MNQNVKEYVKSLIDRAKKAQGIADKFTQEKVDELCMAIAWNIVKPETADKIATMAVEESNLGNYEGKYAKLMTKIRGGLRDMKGQKSVGVIERDDEKKIMKIAKPVGVIAALLPCTNPEATPVLKAMFAIKGRNAIILAPHPRTKNTNTYIVNIMRETLKKYGAPEDLVIPVEQVSMDISGELMAQADLVLATGGGGMVKAAYSSGTPAYGVGQGNAVTVIDETIDLKETANKIMRSKTFDFATSCSTENSCVVQVGIYDDFIKAMEVEGGYLVKGDEKEKLQNAMWIDGHLSSKIVAQAPEVIAAEAGIVLPEGKKFFMVEESGIGADYPFSGEKLSVVTTLFKYGEFQEAIDKVNDITSYHGRGHSCGIHSNDEERILALALNTKTSRVMVRQPQCLANSGAWTNGMPMTLTLGCGTWGGNIASANVNWRHLINVTWVSAPIKATQPTDEELFEKFMLEE from the coding sequence ATGAATCAAAATGTAAAAGAATATGTGAAAAGTCTGATAGACAGAGCAAAAAAGGCACAAGGGATTGCAGACAAATTCACACAAGAAAAGGTAGATGAGCTTTGTATGGCCATTGCTTGGAATATTGTAAAACCTGAAACAGCAGATAAAATTGCCACAATGGCAGTAGAAGAATCTAATCTTGGAAACTATGAGGGAAAATATGCAAAGCTTATGACAAAAATCCGCGGTGGTCTTCGCGATATGAAAGGTCAAAAATCAGTAGGGGTTATTGAAAGAGATGATGAAAAGAAAATCATGAAAATTGCAAAGCCTGTTGGGGTAATTGCAGCTCTTTTACCTTGTACAAATCCAGAGGCAACACCCGTCCTAAAAGCAATGTTCGCCATTAAAGGTAGAAATGCAATTATACTAGCACCCCATCCAAGAACAAAAAATACGAATACGTATATTGTAAATATTATGCGTGAAACCCTTAAAAAATATGGAGCACCAGAAGATTTAGTTATTCCAGTGGAACAAGTATCTATGGATATAAGTGGAGAATTAATGGCACAAGCTGATTTAGTACTAGCTACTGGTGGTGGAGGGATGGTAAAAGCTGCTTACAGTTCAGGAACACCTGCATATGGGGTTGGACAAGGAAATGCAGTGACAGTAATAGATGAAACTATAGACTTAAAAGAAACTGCAAATAAAATTATGAGAAGTAAAACTTTTGATTTTGCAACAAGTTGTTCTACAGAAAATTCATGTGTCGTGCAAGTTGGGATCTATGATGATTTCATTAAGGCTATGGAAGTTGAAGGTGGATATTTAGTAAAGGGAGACGAAAAAGAAAAACTTCAAAATGCTATGTGGATTGATGGACACTTAAGTTCAAAAATTGTTGCACAAGCACCAGAAGTAATTGCTGCTGAGGCGGGCATTGTTCTTCCAGAAGGGAAAAAATTTTTCATGGTTGAAGAAAGCGGTATAGGAGCAGATTATCCATTCTCAGGAGAAAAATTATCTGTTGTAACAACGCTCTTCAAATATGGTGAATTTCAGGAAGCAATCGATAAAGTAAATGATATTACTTCTTATCATGGAAGAGGTCATTCTTGTGGAATTCATTCAAATGATGAAGAAAGGATTTTAGCATTAGCATTAAATACAAAAACAAGTCGTGTAATGGTGAGACAACCACAATGCTTAGCAAACAGTGGAGCATGGACAAATGGTATGCCTATGACCTTAACTTTAGGGTGTGGGACTTGGGGAGGAAATATTGCATCTGCAAATGTAAACTGGAGACACTTGATTAATGTAACTTGGGTATCAGCACCCATTAAAGCTACTCAGCCAACGGATGAAGAATTATTTGAAAAATTTATGTTAGAAGAATAG
- a CDS encoding PAS domain-containing sensor histidine kinase produces the protein MFLITHSIIAMSSVTFVLGLVYFYIFLQNREYYMGLWGFGWMVYSLSFILDFCKFDGLDTSIYIISKQGVYLFISLLFLVGSYIFLKQSIPKFWIYFSIMNSLCILIASFSSTLFLPLIIHSAIFLCFISVYNGLLFILYAFEIKFHEKYVTGFMFIIWGIYKGYYPFIHPKFWLAPWSYLGGAIFINILSILILLIYFKRNKIDLIQREKRFRLLAENAKDLIYLYYPKPISKFEYISPAIIPMMDYTPEELYENPKLFFHQIHPDDLHSLHEAFKNPVKSSSPSITLRLFRKNGSLIWGELHHTIISDKSGNVIAIEGILRDITARKKVEDDLFRMEKSRYELITNVSHELRTPITLIQGYIEAMLDGVITNSNDFKKYLKLIHNKVLGLSRLINDLFQLTQLEAKEIDFQLYEIPIHQFIQQLYHKYELDVKNAGLNFELHLPFELQEDHRLIVTIDANRMEQVFSNLIFNAIKHTPTGGTIVIYYTIVPYHAKSNLVNKDHLKNVYSLEDHSLHPLPSHEVIISIQDNGSGIFPEDLPFLFDRFYKGNQSQVSKGRGLGLSIAKEIVSYHGGRIWAKNNPTQQGSTFSFTLPLYL, from the coding sequence ATGTTTTTAATTACTCACTCCATCATTGCAATGAGCAGTGTCACCTTTGTTCTTGGCTTAGTATATTTTTATATTTTTTTACAAAATCGTGAATATTATATGGGTCTTTGGGGATTTGGTTGGATGGTTTATTCTTTAAGTTTTATTCTCGATTTTTGCAAATTTGATGGATTAGATACTTCTATTTACATTATTTCAAAGCAAGGGGTCTATCTATTCATTAGCTTGCTCTTTCTTGTAGGTTCTTATATATTTTTAAAACAATCTATCCCAAAATTTTGGATATATTTTTCTATTATGAATAGTTTATGCATCCTCATTGCTTCTTTTTCATCAACTCTATTTCTACCTCTAATCATACACTCTGCAATTTTTTTATGTTTTATCTCTGTATACAATGGATTATTGTTTATTTTATATGCATTTGAAATAAAATTTCACGAAAAATATGTTACAGGATTTATGTTTATCATTTGGGGCATCTATAAAGGATATTATCCCTTTATTCATCCCAAGTTTTGGTTAGCCCCTTGGAGTTATTTAGGCGGTGCTATATTCATCAATATCCTTAGTATCCTAATCCTGCTTATTTATTTTAAAAGAAATAAAATAGATTTAATTCAGCGTGAAAAACGTTTTCGCCTCTTAGCTGAAAATGCTAAAGATCTTATTTACCTATATTATCCTAAACCTATTTCAAAATTTGAGTATATAAGCCCAGCAATTATACCCATGATGGATTATACTCCAGAAGAACTATATGAAAATCCTAAGCTATTTTTTCATCAAATACATCCAGATGATCTTCATAGCCTTCACGAAGCTTTCAAGAACCCGGTAAAATCTTCTTCGCCATCTATCACACTACGTTTATTTCGTAAAAATGGATCTCTCATATGGGGTGAGTTGCATCATACCATTATTTCAGACAAATCGGGAAATGTAATAGCTATAGAAGGAATTCTTCGAGATATTACAGCCCGTAAAAAAGTAGAAGACGATCTTTTTCGAATGGAAAAATCGCGTTATGAGCTAATTACCAATGTATCTCATGAACTAAGAACTCCTATCACTTTAATTCAAGGATATATAGAAGCTATGTTAGATGGTGTCATTACTAATTCAAATGATTTTAAAAAATATCTAAAACTTATTCACAATAAAGTTTTAGGCCTTAGTCGTTTAATCAATGATTTATTTCAACTAACTCAATTAGAAGCTAAAGAAATAGACTTTCAATTATATGAAATTCCTATTCATCAATTCATTCAACAGCTCTACCACAAGTATGAATTAGACGTAAAAAATGCAGGGCTAAACTTTGAACTGCATCTCCCTTTTGAATTGCAAGAGGATCATCGTCTCATTGTAACCATTGATGCGAATCGAATGGAACAAGTATTTTCCAATTTAATTTTTAATGCGATCAAGCATACTCCCACTGGTGGGACCATCGTCATTTATTATACTATTGTCCCTTATCATGCTAAATCTAATTTAGTAAATAAAGATCATCTTAAAAACGTATATAGCCTTGAAGATCATTCCCTACACCCTCTTCCTAGCCATGAAGTCATCATAAGTATTCAAGATAACGGATCAGGTATTTTTCCAGAAGATCTTCCCTTTCTCTTTGATCGCTTCTATAAAGGAAATCAATCTCAAGTTTCAAAGGGTCGGGGTTTAGGGTTATCCATTGCTAAAGAAATTGTATCCTATCATGGTGGACGTATATGGGCAAAAAATAATCCTACCCAACAAGGTAGTACTTTTTCTTTCACCTTACCCCTTTACCTTTGA
- a CDS encoding MFS transporter, which yields MKNTKVVQGESLKFKRYAWFTLVGFSFMYAFVYNGRFNMELALPLMDKELHMTKTEIEILTAILYWTYAFGNFVNGRLGEIFGCKRFIMAGVILTVLTNWIVSMSTSIRIIIILWGLNGFFQSMIWAPGISLIAQWWPSEKRGFATGFAHGFSGMAHIILWFSTMVTMGIFPQYGWRGFFVIPVIFLFIMSFVYWFMSKEKPRAMNLCDDEGEDEICLERERVYKKLDLKEGKMFPYKCLFTQWQFCVWCVISALASITRYGLLTWIPLYYTKKMHMPIKTGIFSTLVLPMGMALGTFIVPWATDRIWGRNRAIAIIICGALSALMVFIFPSMMTSTTAIITIFWSGFFLYGINGVIWAYSIDVGTRVFAGTAAGILDWAAYMGAAVQAMFFGYILQRTDSWAYVFAAIAMMCILMVILGIITIRQKGLGCKIEEVKK from the coding sequence ATGAAAAATACAAAAGTAGTTCAGGGAGAAAGCTTAAAATTTAAAAGATATGCCTGGTTTACTTTAGTAGGATTTTCTTTTATGTATGCTTTTGTATATAATGGAAGGTTTAATATGGAATTAGCATTGCCCCTTATGGATAAAGAGTTACACATGACAAAGACAGAAATAGAGATTTTGACTGCTATATTGTATTGGACATATGCTTTTGGTAATTTTGTAAATGGACGATTAGGGGAAATATTTGGTTGCAAAAGATTTATTATGGCAGGTGTAATATTAACTGTCCTGACCAATTGGATTGTCAGCATGTCTACATCTATTAGGATTATTATAATTTTATGGGGATTGAATGGATTTTTTCAATCAATGATATGGGCTCCTGGGATCAGTTTAATTGCACAATGGTGGCCTAGTGAAAAAAGAGGCTTTGCTACGGGCTTTGCTCATGGATTTTCAGGAATGGCACATATTATTTTATGGTTTAGTACAATGGTTACAATGGGGATTTTTCCCCAATATGGATGGCGAGGCTTTTTTGTCATTCCTGTAATTTTTTTGTTCATCATGTCTTTTGTATATTGGTTTATGAGTAAAGAAAAACCAAGAGCTATGAACCTTTGTGATGATGAAGGGGAAGATGAGATATGCTTAGAAAGAGAAAGAGTATATAAAAAGCTGGATTTAAAAGAGGGAAAAATGTTTCCTTATAAGTGCTTATTTACACAATGGCAATTTTGTGTTTGGTGTGTTATTTCAGCTTTAGCTAGTATTACTAGATATGGATTATTGACTTGGATTCCTCTGTATTATACAAAAAAAATGCATATGCCAATTAAAACAGGTATATTTAGTACATTGGTACTGCCAATGGGGATGGCTCTAGGAACTTTCATTGTACCATGGGCAACGGATCGAATTTGGGGTAGAAATAGAGCCATAGCAATTATTATTTGTGGGGCATTGAGTGCTTTGATGGTTTTTATATTTCCTAGTATGATGACGTCTACCACTGCCATCATTACTATATTTTGGTCTGGATTTTTTTTATATGGAATTAATGGAGTTATTTGGGCGTATTCTATTGATGTAGGTACGAGAGTATTTGCTGGCACAGCAGCAGGGATTCTTGATTGGGCAGCTTATATGGGAGCAGCTGTGCAAGCTATGTTTTTTGGATATATTCTGCAAAGGACAGATAGCTGGGCATATGTTTTTGCTGCTATAGCAATGATGTGTATTTTGATGGTTATTTTGGGGATTATTACAATAAGACAAAAGGGTTTAGGATGTAAAATAGAAGAAGTAAAAAAGTAA
- a CDS encoding HAD hydrolase-like protein — MYNRTYTGKIQLAVLDTAGTFCDGPQDLRNRWPEDDLRGCKAPVVPFYEVLKNHGIVCGWKEIRKPMGNYKPVHLRKLFELPEVTEQFRKIYGREWTQEDVDAYYEEFKPLMSKVIVDPDLAKPIKGAVECIQKLRDAGIYVGCDTGYVDKDSKALNKVLQDTYGIKFDVATNSEIVQGRPSPFMVYDCMAKVNVHNIHSVVKIDDTAPGMKCGNNAGCWTIGLYATGSNNYDMLAASKPDFLVPSVEYVPDIIFYEIEPRLRRGIRPGQGIIETI; from the coding sequence ATGTATAACAGAACGTACACAGGAAAGATTCAATTAGCAGTTTTAGATACTGCTGGAACATTTTGTGATGGACCACAGGACTTAAGAAATCGTTGGCCAGAGGATGACTTAAGAGGATGTAAAGCACCTGTAGTACCTTTTTATGAAGTATTAAAGAATCACGGTATTGTTTGTGGTTGGAAAGAAATCAGAAAGCCTATGGGTAATTATAAACCAGTTCATTTACGTAAATTATTTGAGTTACCTGAAGTTACTGAACAATTCAGAAAAATATATGGGCGTGAGTGGACACAAGAAGATGTAGATGCATATTATGAGGAATTCAAACCTTTAATGAGCAAAGTGATTGTAGATCCAGATTTGGCAAAACCAATTAAAGGTGCTGTTGAATGTATTCAAAAATTAAGAGATGCAGGTATTTATGTTGGATGTGACACAGGGTATGTAGATAAGGATTCAAAGGCGTTAAATAAAGTATTACAAGATACATATGGAATAAAATTTGATGTAGCTACGAACTCAGAGATTGTTCAAGGTCGTCCTAGTCCATTTATGGTATATGATTGTATGGCTAAAGTAAATGTACATAATATTCATTCAGTAGTAAAAATAGATGATACAGCTCCAGGAATGAAATGCGGAAATAATGCAGGATGTTGGACAATAGGTCTTTATGCAACTGGAAGTAATAATTATGATATGTTAGCAGCTTCAAAACCAGATTTCTTAGTTCCTTCAGTAGAATATGTTCCAGATATTATTTTCTATGAAATTGAACCAAGATTGAGAAGAGGCATAAGACCAGGCCAAGGGATTATAGAAACCATTTAA
- a CDS encoding MFS transporter has translation MSKGFLGYTEQEAKKFKKYAWMALLGFSILYAFLYNGRLNMGLALPMMMEEMGWTKTQAGLLSSVLFWTYGLGHLVNGRLGEIFGPKKIILVGLLLSAGANLIISFQSSIGLIAFLWALNGYFQSMLWSPGISLITKWWPSHKRGFATGFANGFSGVAQIIVWFSVLASISAFSDLGWRAAFRIPLISMVAMGAVYWVMVKAKPSDVGLKDYEEEDEGTKEQEAELQRIVQERGKLYPYIHLFSQWRFIIWCFIIAISNISRYGLLTWIPTYYVQELNMNVKSGIFSSVVLPVGMALGTFIVPWASDKFGKNGRLPAVVICAIVSAVSVFIFPSLKTLGTASIGLFIAGFFVYAINGVVWAYSTDVGGRVFAGTAAGVLDWAAYMGAALQAIIFGRVLDKTGNWNIVFTSIAVICVLMMVLALIANIKPKNKIKKA, from the coding sequence ATGTCAAAGGGATTTTTAGGATATACAGAGCAAGAAGCAAAAAAATTTAAAAAATATGCTTGGATGGCACTTTTAGGTTTTTCTATTTTATATGCATTTTTGTATAACGGTAGATTGAATATGGGTTTAGCATTACCTATGATGATGGAAGAAATGGGATGGACCAAAACACAAGCAGGTTTGCTTTCATCTGTATTATTTTGGACTTATGGATTAGGACATTTGGTGAATGGCCGTTTAGGGGAGATTTTTGGACCTAAAAAGATTATTTTAGTAGGATTATTATTATCTGCAGGTGCAAATTTAATCATTAGTTTTCAGTCTTCTATTGGTTTGATTGCATTTTTATGGGCTCTTAATGGATATTTTCAATCTATGCTTTGGTCTCCTGGAATTAGTTTGATTACTAAGTGGTGGCCTAGTCATAAAAGAGGATTTGCTACTGGATTTGCAAATGGGTTTTCAGGAGTCGCCCAAATTATTGTTTGGTTTAGCGTGCTAGCCTCTATTTCTGCGTTTTCTGATTTAGGTTGGAGAGCGGCTTTTAGAATCCCTTTGATTAGTATGGTTGCTATGGGGGCTGTATATTGGGTTATGGTTAAAGCAAAACCCAGTGATGTAGGGCTTAAAGATTATGAAGAGGAAGATGAGGGAACGAAAGAACAAGAAGCAGAGTTACAAAGAATCGTACAAGAACGGGGAAAATTATATCCATATATTCATTTATTTAGTCAATGGAGATTTATCATTTGGTGCTTTATCATTGCTATATCCAATATTTCAAGGTATGGGTTACTTACATGGATTCCAACTTATTATGTACAAGAATTAAATATGAATGTAAAATCAGGAATTTTTAGTTCTGTTGTATTGCCTGTAGGGATGGCCCTAGGAACCTTTATTGTTCCTTGGGCATCAGATAAATTTGGTAAAAATGGACGTTTACCAGCAGTGGTAATTTGTGCAATTGTTTCAGCTGTATCTGTATTTATATTTCCAAGTTTAAAAACTTTAGGAACTGCGTCCATTGGATTATTTATTGCAGGATTCTTTGTGTATGCTATAAATGGTGTAGTTTGGGCTTATTCTACTGATGTAGGAGGGCGTGTATTTGCAGGAACAGCAGCTGGTGTATTAGATTGGGCAGCTTATATGGGCGCAGCACTACAAGCAATCATATTTGGTAGAGTATTAGATAAAACAGGAAATTGGAATATTGTATTTACTTCTATTGCAGTTATTTGTGTTTTAATGATGGTTTTGGCATTGATTGCGAATATTAAGCCTAAGAATAAAATAAAAAAAGCTTAA
- a CDS encoding 2-aminoethylphosphonate aminotransferase, which translates to MYKVKRNVLLNPGPATTTDTVKFAQIVPDICPREKEFGDIMLKMRNELVKIVHGDLDKYTSVLFCGSGTINIDACVNSLLPANKKMLVINNGSYSARAAEVCEYYHLPHINLKFPIDEALDLEKVKKALSEEKDIAVVYACHHETGTGLLNPIREIGKIAHEYGCTFIVDTTSTYAMIPIDIEKDNVDFLMASAQKGLMSMTGLSYVVGNRALLEKSKDYPTRSYYTNLYMQYKFFEKKGQMHFTPPVQTVYATNQAIKEYWEEGEATKWTRHSSVWKALHKGLEKLGFKDLIQRDLQSKLVISVKYPNDSKWSFEKIHDYLFERGFTIYPGKVTDTETFRLCSLGAINTSDIEDFFVVLEEGLKEMGVVVPIQY; encoded by the coding sequence ATGTATAAGGTAAAGAGAAATGTATTGTTAAATCCAGGACCTGCAACCACAACAGATACAGTGAAATTTGCTCAAATTGTACCAGATATTTGTCCTAGGGAAAAAGAATTTGGGGATATTATGTTGAAGATGAGAAATGAGTTAGTGAAAATTGTTCATGGAGATCTTGATAAGTATACTTCTGTATTATTCTGTGGATCAGGGACTATCAATATTGATGCTTGTGTGAATTCCTTATTGCCAGCAAATAAAAAGATGTTAGTAATCAATAATGGTTCTTATAGTGCAAGAGCTGCTGAAGTATGTGAATACTATCATTTACCTCATATTAACCTAAAGTTTCCTATAGATGAAGCATTAGATTTAGAAAAAGTGAAAAAGGCGTTGAGTGAGGAAAAAGATATTGCAGTAGTATATGCATGTCATCATGAAACAGGTACAGGATTATTAAATCCTATTAGAGAAATAGGAAAGATTGCTCATGAGTATGGATGTACGTTCATCGTAGATACTACATCAACATATGCTATGATTCCAATTGATATAGAAAAAGACAATGTTGATTTTCTTATGGCATCAGCTCAAAAAGGATTAATGTCTATGACAGGACTTTCCTATGTAGTTGGGAATAGAGCATTATTAGAAAAATCTAAGGATTATCCTACTCGTTCTTATTATACAAATCTTTATATGCAATATAAATTCTTTGAGAAAAAAGGTCAAATGCATTTTACACCACCAGTACAAACGGTTTATGCAACAAATCAAGCCATTAAAGAGTATTGGGAAGAAGGAGAAGCGACTAAATGGACTCGTCATAGCAGTGTTTGGAAGGCGCTACATAAGGGATTAGAAAAATTAGGATTCAAAGATTTGATTCAACGAGATTTACAGTCAAAGCTTGTGATTTCTGTAAAATATCCCAATGATTCTAAATGGAGCTTTGAAAAAATACATGATTATTTATTTGAAAGAGGCTTTACCATTTATCCTGGAAAGGTTACGGATACTGAAACATTTAGATTATGTAGTTTAGGAGCAATCAATACATCTGATATTGAAGACTTCTTTGTGGTACTAGAAGAAGGGCTTAAAGAAATGGGCGTAGTAGTACCTATTCAATATTAA